One genomic window of Streptomyces sp. WP-1 includes the following:
- a CDS encoding ferrochelatase codes for MPDALDATPYDALLLLSFGGPEGPDDVVPFLENVTRGRGIPKERLKEVGKHYFRFGGVSPINGQNRALLKALREDFAGHGLDLPVYWGNRNWAPYLTDTLREMVADGRRRILVLATSAYASYSGCRQYRENLADALAALEAEGLELPRIDKLRHYFNHPGFVEPMVDGVLRSLADLPEDVRDGAHIAFSTHSIPTAAADTSGPVEAHGEGGAYVEEHLDVAQLIADAVRERTGVDHPWRLVYQSRSGAPHIPWLEPDICDHLEERHAAGVPAVVMAPIGFVSDHMEVLYDLDTEATAKAGELGLPVRRSATVGDDPRFAAAVRELVLERAAAERGQDITPCALGTLGASHDVCPVGCCPARAPRPAAAGADSPYA; via the coding sequence ATGCCAGACGCGCTCGATGCCACTCCGTACGACGCCCTGCTCCTGCTCTCCTTCGGCGGCCCCGAGGGCCCGGACGACGTGGTCCCGTTCCTGGAGAACGTCACGCGCGGGCGCGGCATCCCGAAGGAACGCCTGAAGGAAGTCGGCAAGCACTACTTCCGGTTCGGCGGGGTCAGCCCCATCAACGGCCAGAACCGCGCCCTCCTGAAGGCCCTGCGCGAGGACTTCGCCGGGCACGGCCTGGATCTGCCGGTCTACTGGGGCAACCGCAACTGGGCGCCGTACCTGACCGACACCCTGCGCGAGATGGTCGCCGACGGCCGCCGCCGCATCCTGGTCCTCGCCACCAGCGCCTACGCCTCCTACTCGGGCTGCCGCCAGTACCGCGAGAACCTCGCCGACGCGCTCGCCGCCCTCGAAGCGGAGGGCCTGGAGCTCCCGAGGATCGACAAGCTGCGGCACTACTTCAACCACCCCGGCTTCGTCGAGCCGATGGTCGACGGCGTGCTGCGCTCCCTCGCCGACCTCCCCGAGGACGTCCGCGACGGCGCCCACATCGCCTTCAGCACCCACTCCATCCCCACGGCCGCCGCCGACACCTCCGGACCCGTCGAGGCCCACGGCGAGGGCGGCGCCTACGTCGAGGAGCACCTGGACGTGGCCCAGCTGATCGCCGACGCCGTCCGCGAGCGCACCGGTGTGGACCACCCCTGGCGCCTCGTCTACCAGTCGCGCTCCGGCGCCCCGCACATCCCGTGGCTGGAGCCCGACATCTGCGACCACCTGGAGGAGCGGCACGCGGCCGGCGTCCCGGCGGTCGTCATGGCCCCCATCGGCTTCGTCTCCGACCACATGGAGGTCCTGTACGACCTCGACACCGAGGCCACCGCCAAGGCCGGGGAACTGGGCCTGCCGGTGCGCCGCTCGGCCACCGTGGGCGACGACCCCCGGTTCGCGGCCGCCGTGCGCGAACTGGTCCTGGAGCGCGCCGCCGCCGAGCGCGGCCAGGACATCACCCCCTGCGCCCTGGGCACCCTGGGCGCGAGCCACGACGTCTGTCCCGTCGGCTGCTGCCCGGCCCGGGCGCCCCGCCCGGCCGCCGCGGGCGCCGACAGCCCCTACGCGTGA
- a CDS encoding thymidine kinase, which produces MPELVFFSGTMDCGKSTLALQIEHNRSARGLAGMIFTRNDRAGAGKLSSRLGLVTDAVEVADAQDLYVYIVDHLSQGGRIDYVIADEAQFLAPVQIDQLARVVDDLGVDVFAFGITTDFRSKLFPGSQRLVELADRVEVLQVEALCWCGARATHNARTVGGEMVVEGAQVVVGDVNQAADEVGYEVLCRRHHRRRMTAATSRAAALSPDVLPVSSS; this is translated from the coding sequence ATGCCCGAGCTGGTGTTCTTCTCCGGAACGATGGACTGCGGGAAGTCGACGCTGGCTCTGCAGATCGAGCACAACCGCTCCGCGCGGGGCCTGGCCGGGATGATATTCACCCGTAACGACCGCGCGGGCGCGGGCAAACTGTCCTCGCGTCTCGGCCTGGTCACCGACGCGGTGGAGGTCGCCGACGCCCAGGACCTCTATGTGTACATCGTGGACCACCTCTCGCAGGGCGGCCGGATCGACTATGTGATCGCGGACGAGGCGCAGTTCCTCGCGCCCGTGCAGATCGACCAGCTGGCGCGCGTGGTGGACGACCTCGGCGTGGACGTCTTCGCCTTCGGCATCACCACCGACTTCCGCTCCAAGCTCTTCCCCGGCTCCCAGCGGCTCGTGGAGCTGGCCGACCGTGTCGAGGTGCTCCAGGTGGAGGCGTTGTGCTGGTGCGGCGCCCGCGCCACGCACAACGCCCGTACGGTCGGCGGCGAGATGGTGGTCGAGGGCGCCCAGGTGGTCGTCGGGGACGTCAACCAGGCGGCGGACGAGGTCGGTTACGAGGTGCTGTGCCGCCGCCACCACCGGCGCCGCATGACCGCCGCGACGTCCCGCGCGGCGGCCCTCTCCCCGGACGTCCTGCCGGTCTCCTCCTCCTGA
- the sepH gene encoding septation protein SepH — translation MPELRVVAVSNDGTRLVLKAADATEYTLPIDERLRAAVRGDRPRLGQIEIEVESHLRPRDIQARIRAGATAEEVAQLAGIPVDRVRRFEGPVLAERAFMAERARKTPVRRPGENSGPLLGEAVQERLLLRGAEKDTVQWDSWRRDDGTWEVLLVYLVAGEPHSASWTYDPPRRLVQAVDDEARSLIGESDDLAVPEPSFPFVPRIARLPRERSMDRALDRQTERERPSLPAQSSEPAEETSGERDSLTSLLEAVPSFRGDMVVPERAPETPDEPDEEAAVEEPPAPAASAGSAYADVLMPRSVGSHRDRLTGATDRQAEADGVRPGRRAAVPSWDEIVFGTRRKKQE, via the coding sequence ATGCCCGAACTGCGTGTCGTGGCCGTCTCGAATGACGGCACACGGCTGGTGCTGAAGGCTGCCGACGCAACGGAGTACACGCTTCCGATCGACGAGCGGCTGCGCGCCGCCGTGCGCGGCGACCGGCCACGCCTCGGCCAGATCGAGATCGAGGTCGAGAGCCATCTGCGCCCCCGTGACATCCAGGCGCGGATACGAGCCGGTGCCACGGCGGAAGAGGTCGCGCAGCTCGCGGGCATCCCCGTCGACCGGGTGCGGCGCTTCGAGGGTCCGGTGCTGGCCGAACGCGCCTTCATGGCCGAGCGCGCCCGCAAGACCCCGGTCCGCCGCCCCGGCGAGAACTCGGGCCCGCTGCTCGGCGAGGCCGTCCAGGAACGCCTGTTGCTGCGCGGCGCCGAGAAGGACACCGTGCAGTGGGACTCCTGGCGCCGCGACGACGGCACCTGGGAGGTGCTGCTCGTCTACCTGGTCGCCGGTGAACCGCACTCGGCGAGCTGGACGTACGACCCGCCCCGGCGGCTGGTCCAGGCCGTGGACGACGAGGCGCGCTCGCTGATCGGCGAGTCCGACGATCTCGCCGTACCGGAGCCGAGCTTCCCGTTCGTCCCGCGCATCGCCCGGCTGCCGCGCGAGCGCTCGATGGACCGTGCCCTCGACCGGCAGACCGAGCGGGAGCGGCCGAGCCTGCCCGCGCAGTCGTCCGAGCCCGCCGAGGAGACCAGCGGCGAACGGGACTCGCTGACCAGCCTGTTGGAGGCGGTGCCGTCCTTCCGCGGCGACATGGTGGTGCCGGAGCGTGCCCCGGAGACTCCGGACGAGCCCGACGAGGAGGCCGCCGTGGAGGAGCCGCCGGCGCCCGCCGCCTCGGCCGGCTCGGCCTACGCGGACGTCCTCATGCCCCGCTCGGTCGGCAGCCACCGCGACCGGCTGACCGGCGCCACGGACCGCCAGGCCGAGGCCGACGGGGTCCGCCCAGGCCGCCGCGCGGCCGTCCCGAGCTGGGACGAGATCGTGTTCGGCACCCGGCGCAAGAAGCAGGAGTAG
- a CDS encoding DUF5998 family protein → MAKTSTTTQGLRAAIERSGYYPALVAEAVEAAVGGEPIRSYLVHQETTFDQNEVRRHVTVLVLTAHRFIVSHTDEQAADSTSPTPYATTSTESVKLGRISSVVLSRVVANPEQYTPGTLPREVVLTIGWGAVSRIDLEPAACGDPNCDADHGYTGSSTADDLSLRVSEAGDGPETVREALAFAQALSEATADLDR, encoded by the coding sequence ATGGCCAAGACCAGTACGACGACCCAGGGGCTGCGAGCGGCGATCGAGCGCAGCGGCTACTACCCGGCCCTCGTGGCCGAGGCGGTGGAGGCTGCCGTGGGCGGCGAGCCCATCCGGTCGTACCTGGTCCACCAGGAGACCACGTTCGACCAGAACGAGGTGCGCCGCCATGTGACCGTCCTGGTCCTCACCGCCCACCGCTTCATCGTCAGCCACACCGACGAGCAGGCCGCCGACAGCACCTCCCCGACGCCGTACGCCACCACCTCCACCGAGTCCGTGAAGCTCGGCCGGATCTCCTCCGTGGTGCTCAGCCGGGTGGTCGCCAACCCCGAGCAGTACACCCCGGGCACCCTGCCCCGCGAGGTCGTGCTGACCATCGGCTGGGGCGCGGTCAGCCGTATCGACCTGGAGCCCGCCGCCTGCGGCGACCCCAACTGCGACGCCGACCACGGCTACACGGGCAGCTCCACGGCGGACGATCTCAGCCTGCGCGTCAGCGAGGCCGGGGACGGCCCCGAGACGGTGCGCGAGGCGCTCGCCTTCGCGCAGGCCCTCTCCGAGGCGACCGCGGACCTCGACCGCTGA
- a CDS encoding VOC family protein: MTEARESAGPQALRAPGTPCWVSLMAHRLTATEEFYGELFGWEFRPGPQQLGPYVRALLDGREVAGMGQLPPENRLPIAWTPYLASDDVDRTAEAVRLCGGTVAVGPLDAAEAGRLAIASDPSGAVFGIWQAPAHLAPAITGVPGAPVWNELLTFETESVAKFYASVFGYEAEPEVSAGFDYVTLRVDGRPVAGLQGVGHGLPRDRGPYWGTYFEVADTAETLHRVTGLGGRIVHPAHDSPHGRVATVADPEGAVFSVIQDPC; the protein is encoded by the coding sequence ATGACCGAGGCACGGGAGTCGGCCGGTCCGCAGGCGCTGCGCGCGCCCGGCACACCCTGCTGGGTGAGTCTGATGGCGCACCGGCTCACCGCCACCGAGGAGTTCTACGGGGAGCTGTTCGGCTGGGAGTTCCGGCCGGGCCCGCAGCAGCTCGGCCCGTATGTGCGGGCGTTGCTCGACGGGCGCGAGGTGGCCGGCATGGGCCAGCTGCCGCCGGAGAACCGGCTGCCGATCGCCTGGACGCCCTATCTCGCCTCGGACGACGTGGACCGCACGGCGGAGGCGGTACGGCTGTGCGGCGGCACGGTGGCGGTCGGCCCGCTGGACGCGGCCGAGGCCGGGCGGCTGGCCATCGCGTCGGACCCGTCGGGCGCGGTGTTCGGCATCTGGCAGGCGCCCGCGCATCTGGCCCCGGCGATCACCGGGGTGCCGGGCGCGCCCGTGTGGAACGAGCTGCTGACGTTCGAGACGGAGAGCGTCGCCAAGTTCTACGCGAGCGTGTTCGGTTACGAGGCGGAGCCGGAGGTGTCCGCCGGGTTCGACTATGTGACCCTGCGCGTCGACGGGCGCCCGGTGGCCGGGCTGCAGGGTGTGGGCCATGGGCTGCCCCGGGACCGGGGGCCGTACTGGGGGACCTATTTCGAGGTGGCCGACACGGCGGAGACGCTGCACCGGGTGACGGGTTTGGGCGGCCGGATCGTCCACCCGGCCCATGACAGTCCGCACGGACGGGTGGCCACGGTGGCGGATCCGGAGGGCGCCGTCTTCTCGGTGATCCAGGATCCATGCTGA
- a CDS encoding sulfurtransferase, which yields MTVIITAPELAEALAGEAPPVLLDVRWQLSLAKAAGAPPFDGRAEHAAGHIPGAVFVDLDRELAGAPGGHGRHPLPDLAEFGAAMRRAGVSASRPVVVYDGGQGWAAARAWWMLRWTGHPDVRVLDGGLPSWTGELSTRVPVPAEGDFVPAPDATGLLDADEAAELARTGVLLDARAGERYRGEVEPVDRVGGHIPGAVSAPTTENVGPDGRFLPAVELKDRFKALGVSPDAPVGVYCGSGVSGAHEVLALAVAGIPAALYVGSWSEWSADPSRPVAVGADPQ from the coding sequence ATGACAGTCATCATCACCGCACCCGAACTCGCCGAGGCGCTCGCCGGCGAGGCGCCGCCGGTCCTGCTGGACGTGCGCTGGCAGTTGAGCCTGGCGAAGGCGGCGGGCGCCCCGCCCTTCGACGGCCGGGCCGAGCACGCGGCCGGGCACATCCCCGGCGCGGTCTTCGTCGACCTGGACCGGGAGTTGGCCGGGGCCCCGGGCGGGCACGGCCGCCATCCGCTGCCGGACCTCGCGGAGTTCGGCGCCGCGATGCGCCGCGCGGGCGTGTCGGCGAGCCGTCCGGTCGTCGTATACGACGGCGGGCAGGGGTGGGCCGCCGCGCGCGCGTGGTGGATGCTGCGCTGGACAGGTCACCCGGACGTGCGGGTCCTCGACGGCGGGTTGCCGTCCTGGACGGGGGAGTTGTCCACCCGGGTGCCCGTCCCGGCCGAGGGCGACTTCGTGCCGGCGCCGGACGCGACGGGTCTGCTGGACGCGGACGAGGCCGCCGAACTGGCCCGTACAGGCGTGCTGCTGGACGCCCGCGCGGGGGAGCGGTACCGGGGCGAGGTGGAACCCGTGGACCGGGTCGGCGGGCACATCCCCGGCGCGGTCTCGGCGCCGACGACGGAGAACGTGGGCCCCGACGGCCGCTTCCTGCCCGCCGTCGAGCTGAAGGACCGCTTCAAGGCCCTCGGCGTCTCCCCGGACGCGCCGGTGGGCGTCTACTGCGGCTCGGGCGTGTCCGGCGCCCATGAGGTGCTGGCGCTCGCGGTGGCGGGCATTCCGGCGGCCCTGTACGTCGGCTCGTGGTCGGAGTGGTCCGCGGACCCGTCCCGGCCGGTGGCGGTGGGCGCCGACCCCCAGTAG
- a CDS encoding D-arabinono-1,4-lactone oxidase encodes MSSTASGKTSGANSTWRNWGGNVAARPARQVAPVSVEELAEAVRRAREDGLPVKAVGSGHSFTSIAATDGVLIRPQLLTGIRNIDRKSMTVTVEAGTPLKRLNTALAREGLSLTNMGDIMEQTVSGATSTGTHGTGRDSASIAAQIKGLELVTADGSVLTCSATENPEVFAAARLGLGALGIVTAITFAVEPLFLLTAREEPMPLDRVLAEFDQLWAENEHFEFYWFPHTGNTNTKRNNRSAGPERPVGQPAGWFEDEFLSNGLFQVTQWAGRAVPASIPGIARISSRVLSARTYTDIPYKVFTSPRRVRFVEMEYAVPRAALVETLRELKAMVERSGLRVSFPVEVRTAPADDITLSTASGRDSAYIAVHMYRGTPYQSYFTAAERIFTAHEGRPHWGKVHTRDAEYLARVYPRFAEFTALRERLDPDRLFRNDYLRRVLGS; translated from the coding sequence TTGAGCAGCACGGCGAGCGGGAAGACGAGCGGCGCGAACAGCACATGGCGTAACTGGGGCGGGAACGTCGCGGCCCGGCCCGCCCGGCAGGTGGCGCCGGTCTCGGTGGAGGAGCTGGCCGAGGCGGTGCGCCGGGCGCGGGAGGACGGGCTGCCGGTGAAGGCCGTCGGCAGCGGGCACTCCTTCACCTCGATAGCGGCCACCGACGGGGTGTTGATACGCCCTCAACTGTTGACCGGCATACGCAACATTGACCGGAAGTCCATGACGGTCACGGTCGAGGCGGGCACCCCGCTCAAGCGGCTCAACACCGCGCTGGCGCGCGAGGGTCTGTCGCTCACGAACATGGGCGACATCATGGAGCAGACGGTCTCCGGGGCCACCAGCACCGGCACCCATGGCACCGGCCGCGACTCCGCCTCCATCGCCGCCCAGATCAAGGGCCTCGAACTCGTCACGGCGGACGGCTCGGTGCTCACCTGCTCCGCGACGGAGAACCCCGAGGTCTTCGCCGCCGCCCGGCTGGGGCTCGGCGCGCTCGGCATCGTCACCGCGATCACCTTCGCCGTGGAGCCGCTGTTCCTGCTGACCGCGCGCGAGGAGCCGATGCCCCTCGACCGGGTGCTCGCCGAGTTCGATCAACTCTGGGCGGAGAACGAGCACTTCGAGTTCTACTGGTTCCCGCACACCGGGAACACCAACACCAAGCGCAACAACCGCAGCGCGGGTCCCGAGCGGCCCGTGGGGCAGCCGGCCGGGTGGTTCGAGGACGAGTTCCTCTCCAACGGCCTCTTCCAGGTGACCCAGTGGGCCGGCCGGGCCGTGCCCGCGAGCATCCCCGGGATCGCGAGGATCTCCAGCAGGGTGCTGTCCGCGCGGACGTACACGGACATCCCCTACAAGGTCTTCACCTCGCCGCGCCGGGTGCGCTTCGTGGAGATGGAGTACGCCGTTCCGCGCGCGGCCCTGGTGGAGACGCTGCGCGAACTGAAGGCGATGGTCGAGCGCTCGGGGCTGCGCGTCAGCTTCCCGGTGGAGGTGCGCACCGCCCCGGCCGACGACATCACCCTGTCCACCGCCTCGGGCCGGGACAGCGCCTACATCGCCGTCCATATGTACCGGGGCACGCCGTACCAGTCGTACTTCACCGCCGCCGAGCGGATCTTCACCGCGCACGAGGGGCGGCCGCACTGGGGGAAGGTGCACACCCGGGACGCGGAGTACCTCGCGCGGGTGTATCCGCGGTTCGCCGAGTTCACGGCGTTGCGGGAGCGTCTCGACCCGGATCGGCTGTTCCGGAACGACTACTTGCGGAGGGTGCTGGGCTCGTAG
- a CDS encoding inositol monophosphatase family protein — protein sequence MTEALHRDLLRLAQEAARRAGELLRDGRPADLAVARTKSSPIDVVTEMDIAAEKLITDLISGRRPDDGFLGEEGASAAGTSGVRWVIDPLDGTVNYLYGLPTWAVSIAAEQDGETVAGVVAAPMRGETYHAVRGGGAWITGAWEGERALTCRPAPPLDQALVSTGFNYVTEVRAHQAEVAARLIPLVRDIRRGGSAAIDLCDVACGRLDGYYERGLNPWDYAAGDLIAREAGALTGGRPAQRPSRELTLAGTPGVFEPLQGLLEDFGAWHD from the coding sequence GTGACCGAGGCCCTGCACCGGGACCTGCTGCGGCTGGCCCAGGAGGCCGCCCGCCGGGCCGGCGAGCTGCTGCGGGACGGCCGCCCGGCCGATCTCGCCGTGGCGCGGACCAAGTCGAGTCCGATCGACGTCGTCACCGAGATGGACATCGCGGCCGAGAAGCTGATCACCGATCTGATCTCCGGCCGGCGCCCCGACGACGGCTTCCTCGGCGAGGAGGGCGCCTCCGCCGCCGGGACCAGCGGGGTGCGCTGGGTGATCGACCCGCTCGACGGCACCGTGAACTACCTCTACGGCCTGCCCACCTGGGCGGTGTCCATCGCCGCCGAACAGGACGGCGAGACCGTCGCCGGGGTCGTCGCGGCCCCGATGCGCGGCGAGACGTACCACGCGGTACGCGGCGGCGGCGCCTGGATCACCGGCGCGTGGGAGGGCGAGCGGGCGCTCACCTGCCGCCCCGCGCCCCCGCTGGACCAGGCGCTGGTCTCCACCGGCTTCAACTACGTCACCGAGGTGCGCGCCCACCAGGCCGAGGTGGCCGCCCGGCTCATCCCGCTGGTCAGGGACATCCGGCGGGGCGGCTCGGCGGCCATCGACCTGTGCGACGTGGCCTGCGGCCGGCTCGACGGCTACTACGAGCGCGGCCTGAACCCGTGGGACTACGCGGCGGGGGACCTCATCGCCCGGGAGGCGGGCGCGCTGACCGGTGGACGGCCCGCACAGCGCCCGTCACGGGAGCTGACGCTGGCGGGGACCCCGGGCGTCTTCGAGCCCCTCCAGGGGCTGCTGGAGGACTTCGGCGCCTGGCACGACTGA
- a CDS encoding alkaline phosphatase family protein — MSQLSAWDHPEPLALATAPLPEYGTGSLADLLPTLAAGMGVPGTTAAITELAPVDRACVFLVDGLGWEQLRAHPDEAPFLTSLLGSSRGGTGRPLTAGYPATTAASLASVGTGLPPGAHGLPGYTVRDPATGALMNQLRWQPYTDPGRWQPYPTVFQLAHDAGVHAAQVSSPTFQHTPLTKVALSGGSFHGRLSGEERMDLAAAQLAAGDRALVYTYYAELDGAGHRYGVASDTWRGQLMYVDRLAQRLAEQLPPRSALYVTADHGMIDVPFDEEHRFDFDTDWELSAGVALLGGEGRARHVYAVPGAANDVLTCWREVLGEQFWVASRDEAIEAGWFGPQVDERVYARLGDVIAAASDDVLIIASEREPKESALVGNHGSMTPVEQLVPLLEVRS, encoded by the coding sequence ATGTCCCAGCTCTCCGCCTGGGACCACCCGGAGCCCCTCGCCCTGGCCACCGCCCCGTTGCCCGAGTACGGCACCGGCTCTCTCGCCGACCTGCTCCCCACGCTCGCCGCCGGCATGGGTGTCCCCGGCACGACCGCCGCGATCACCGAGCTGGCCCCGGTCGACCGCGCCTGCGTCTTCCTGGTCGACGGCCTCGGCTGGGAGCAGCTGCGCGCCCACCCCGACGAGGCGCCCTTCCTCACCTCGCTGCTCGGCAGCTCGCGCGGCGGCACCGGGCGGCCGCTCACCGCGGGCTACCCGGCGACCACCGCGGCCTCCCTCGCCTCCGTCGGCACCGGCCTGCCCCCCGGCGCCCACGGCCTGCCCGGCTACACGGTCCGCGACCCGGCCACCGGCGCGCTGATGAACCAGCTCCGCTGGCAGCCGTACACCGACCCGGGCCGCTGGCAGCCGTACCCCACGGTCTTCCAGCTGGCCCATGACGCGGGGGTGCACGCCGCGCAGGTTTCCTCGCCCACGTTTCAGCACACCCCGCTCACCAAGGTCGCGCTCAGCGGCGGCAGCTTCCACGGCAGGCTGTCCGGCGAGGAGCGGATGGACCTCGCGGCCGCGCAACTGGCCGCCGGTGACCGCGCGCTGGTGTACACGTACTACGCCGAACTCGACGGCGCGGGCCACCGCTACGGCGTCGCCTCCGACACCTGGCGCGGCCAGCTGATGTACGTCGACCGGCTCGCCCAGCGCCTCGCCGAGCAACTGCCCCCGCGCAGCGCGCTCTACGTCACCGCCGACCACGGCATGATCGACGTGCCGTTCGACGAGGAGCACCGCTTCGACTTCGACACGGACTGGGAACTGAGCGCCGGGGTCGCCCTGCTGGGCGGCGAGGGCCGGGCCCGCCATGTGTACGCGGTGCCGGGCGCCGCGAACGACGTACTGACCTGCTGGCGCGAGGTGCTCGGCGAGCAGTTCTGGGTGGCCTCGCGCGACGAGGCGATCGAAGCCGGCTGGTTCGGCCCGCAGGTGGACGAACGGGTGTACGCCCGGCTCGGCGACGTGATCGCGGCGGCGTCCGACGACGTCCTGATCATCGCGTCCGAGCGGGAGCCCAAGGAGTCCGCGCTGGTGGGCAACCACGGTTCGATGACTCCCGTGGAGCAGCTGGTCCCGCTGCTCGAAGTACGCTCCTGA
- a CDS encoding MFS transporter, which translates to MPSPYRALFDVPGTKAFSAAGLLGRMPLSMMGIGVVTMISQLTGRYGLAGALSATIALSAAVLGPQVSRLVDRHGQSRVLRPATLVALAAAAGLLLAAHFRGPDWVLFVCAAGIGAVPSLGAMIRARWAALYRGTPKLHTAYSFESVMDEVCFVFGPIVSIGLCTVWFPEAGPLLAAVFLAAGVCWLTALRATEPAPHPREEHGAGGGTALRSKGLQVLVATFVATGAIFGSVDVVTVAFADERGHKGAASLVLALYAAGSCAAGAVFGLLRLAGAAERRWLLGVAAMAVSMIPLLLVGNLPLLAVALFVAGLSIAPTMITTMSLIEEHVPRAQLTEGMTWVSTGLAVGVALGSSLAGSVIDAAGARAGYGVPVLSGAVAVVVGFLGYRRLRRPAAGREGTVEQHGEREDERREQHMA; encoded by the coding sequence GTGCCCAGCCCCTACAGAGCCCTCTTCGACGTGCCCGGCACCAAGGCCTTCTCGGCCGCGGGGCTCCTCGGCCGGATGCCGCTGTCCATGATGGGCATCGGTGTGGTCACGATGATCTCCCAGCTCACCGGGCGCTACGGGCTCGCGGGCGCGCTGTCGGCCACCATCGCGCTGTCGGCCGCCGTGCTCGGACCACAGGTCTCCCGGCTGGTGGACCGGCACGGGCAGAGCCGGGTGCTGCGGCCCGCGACCCTGGTGGCCCTCGCCGCGGCCGCCGGGCTGCTGCTGGCCGCGCACTTCCGGGGTCCTGACTGGGTGCTGTTCGTCTGCGCCGCCGGGATCGGCGCGGTGCCGAGCCTGGGCGCGATGATCCGGGCCCGCTGGGCCGCCCTGTACCGGGGCACGCCCAAGCTGCACACCGCCTACTCGTTCGAGTCGGTCATGGACGAGGTCTGCTTCGTCTTCGGGCCGATCGTCTCCATCGGCCTGTGCACGGTCTGGTTCCCGGAGGCGGGCCCGCTGCTCGCCGCCGTCTTCCTGGCGGCCGGGGTGTGCTGGCTGACCGCCCTGCGCGCCACCGAGCCCGCGCCGCACCCCCGCGAGGAGCACGGCGCGGGAGGTGGCACCGCGCTGCGCTCGAAGGGGCTCCAGGTGCTGGTGGCGACCTTCGTGGCGACCGGCGCGATCTTCGGCTCGGTGGACGTGGTCACGGTCGCCTTCGCCGACGAACGCGGCCACAAGGGCGCCGCGAGCCTGGTGCTCGCCCTGTACGCGGCCGGTTCCTGCGCGGCCGGCGCGGTCTTCGGACTGCTGCGCCTGGCCGGGGCGGCGGAGCGCCGCTGGCTGCTGGGCGTGGCGGCCATGGCCGTGAGTATGATCCCCCTCCTACTGGTCGGAAACCTGCCGCTTCTGGCCGTGGCGCTGTTCGTTGCGGGGCTGTCCATCGCACCGACGATGATCACGACGATGTCCCTCATCGAAGAGCACGTACCTCGCGCGCAGCTCACCGAGGGCATGACCTGGGTGAGCACCGGCCTCGCGGTCGGCGTGGCGCTCGGCTCCTCGCTGGCCGGTTCGGTGATCGACGCCGCCGGGGCACGTGCCGGGTACGGGGTCCCGGTGCTCTCCGGGGCCGTCGCGGTCGTGGTCGGTTTCCTCGGGTACCGCCGGCTGCGCAGGCCGGCCGCGGGTCGGGAGGGAACCGTTGAGCAGCACGGCGAGCGGGAAGACGAGCGGCGCGAACAGCACATGGCGTAA